A window of Eulemur rufifrons isolate Redbay chromosome 18, OSU_ERuf_1, whole genome shotgun sequence genomic DNA:
GTGTTCTATAAAATAGGAAGTTACCTGCTAGTACTTTGTTTTTCACAAGGGCCTCCTTCATTAGGTCATATGTTACTAGCTCTGTACAATTAATGATGACATTTCTCATCAGATTGGGAGTagtccctggaaaaaaaaaagaaaaggtttactAGCTCTATTTTATGATAAGGTGCCAGTTGGATATATGTGTTTTGATGATTATAAAATCTACCTCAAAGTTAGTTACCTTTCCAAAGACCCGTCAAGCCTTCCGTTGTTGCTATAATTCTGTAAGCATTGTAAGTCCCAGTGTAGCGAGGTTTGAGGCCATGCAGATGGCTCTGCGCTTGAAGTCTGACCTTCACGACCTCTGTGGGCTGCCCAATGAACACTGCCACTCCTCCAGTTGTTAAGCCAGCTGAGATCTTGCTTCCTAGGCTTGTTGCTATCCAGAGAGAAGAAGGTATGTATCAACAAAAAATTCAAGACCCAGAATGCATCcgcatctttttaattttagtggtTTGTATTGTTGTATTCTTAAATCTTTTCTATTTCCCAAATGCTTGTCCATGGCTTGATCATATGCCAACTCAGAGTTGGGCTAGAAAACTTCAAGTGtgtgaaattttcaaaaaatgaagattttccaggaaaaagaaaatacaatgccTATTTAAACAGTGGCTTTGTTCTTTCCTGTATTCAGCTTAGTTCTTCCTATATCAGGCTCTCTTTTTCAGTATTTCCCAGCTGCGAGCAGACACCAGTCACCAATGCTGCTTGGTCTTCCTCCCATGAAGGATAATGTTAATTATTGGATTTATCAGTCTTAGGAAAAGCCCAGTGGACAAGTTGCCCCAATATGGAACATCAAGTAGTGTTAGGTCACAACTATGAAGGGgacaaaaataagaagaaagaagctAAGAAAGTACTTTTTGTCttgaaatgttgaaaaaattagcTTATGTTAACACCAGACAGATATCATTTAATACAAATAGTCCTGAAGCCCAATATTTATTCCTATAATCAAGTATAAAGTTATGGTTCAATAACATTTACCCAGCAAGGACCTTCTCAGTCTCGCTAATTCTGTTTCCTAATCTGtcaaatagggataataatatctacctcatagagttgttgtgtgGATTGAAATAATATcgataaagcacttaaaataccATCTGGCACAAAGAAAATACGTAAAAATGGCAGTATTTTTTTTCGTTATTATTATGATTGTGCTCTTTTCTCATTATTCTCGGCTGGGAGTTGAGCATGTAATAGATAGCCATCTTTTAATTAGCAATATCGTATGATTACTGTTGCCTTCACTTTTGGCCCAAATTTGTAATTTATCTTGAAACACTGATCCACTCATCCTATCCTCCAATCTCCAGCCCTCTATTACCCTTTTCATTTCCCAGTCCAGCTCCTTGGCAGAGAggctatgttctttttttcttcttcttcttctttaagaactaaaataaatgtatttgcaaGATATATTCTTTGTCTTTACCTCTCACAGCCCATTTCCTCCTCAATCCTTTACAAGCTGGCTCATCCTTTCCCCCCCAGCTGAAGATGCTCTTGCTAGGAAGCCAGTGAACCCCAATTTGTTAGGTCCCATGAGCACTTTTCAGCCCTCTCCACACCAGATCTCTCTGCTCTGTTTGACCCTGTTGATCATCCCTCCTGGGACTTCCTGGAATCTGGCCCAGACCTTTCTCCTAAACTCACGTACCTCCCAGACATTACCTGTTGACCTGTCCTAAAGTGAACTTCTTACCTCCCCCCAGTACAGTTTCTATATTCTCTCCCTCAATAAGTGGTATCTTTAGCCAGAAACTTGGAAGTTGTCTTATATTTCTACCTTTCCCTTATACCTCACTTCCGGTTGTTCACCAAGTTCACTGGATCATACTTCCTAAACCTTTCTGATTGACCTCTTTTCTACTTCCCTACTGCCAATGCTTTAGGGTGTACGCTGATCATTTCTCACTTTTTAACTTACCCCTTGTTCCTATAATTAAATATTCCTATCCTCTTTCTATATATGCTCTATACTGCTGTCCAAATGATCTTTTGAGAATATAAATTGTTTATGCCACTCCCCTGCTGGACATTTTTACAATGACTTCCCGCCACTGcaaggataaaatccaaactccttagcatTGTATGCCAGGCCTTTTGTAATCTGGCTCCTTACTGCCTTCCTTTTTCCTATAGCCTAGTGACATCCTAGCCATCATAATGACATAGCACAATAcattactttttctatgtttagatacacaaataactACCATTGTGTTCCAGCTGCCTACGGTATTCAGTACCATAACacactgtacaggtttgtagcccgggagcaataggctatagcGTATAGCCTGGGTGTGCAGTAGGCTGTACCACGTAGGTTtatgtaagtgcactctatggtGTCCACACAATGGACAATGACCCATTCGCCTGGCAAcccatttctcagaacgtatccccatCATTAAAAAAGCATGACTGTACTTATAACACAGCATGTGTCTATTAACTTCTTCTGCCCACATACCCCATGCTCTTAGCTGTAGCTCTGCCTAGAGACACATCTGTCATCTGTGCATCTAACACAGTTACCGGCACTTGGCAGTTCAGTCAAGCTTACTAAGTGAACTGAATAGGCATAACATGGAACACTGCCTAAGGTACCCCGCAACCATTAGAGCAGTCAGTCTGTGAGGAAAGTCACCTGTCTGCGCGGCTTTACACACTTTGTGTTTCTTCTCTTGCTACATCTATAAATATGACAATACACTATTGATCTAGAAACATCCAGACTTTATCTTCACTTTCAAAGTACTTGTGTGGGTAAATCTaacttatatatttgtataaacaatatttacaaattaCCCCACAAAGTTATAGCATTCAAAGGTTACTCACAGCAGAAATGATGAACTCTACTGACGTAGTCacttaataaaatcattttaccaTCAGCACATCTCTGGCTCATCTGCTCCACAGGAAAGTGCCTCTGATATTTACCAGCTGTGAGATTTTGTGCctgttacttaacttctttgataTGCAGCTAACACTTTCTACTCACAGCATTCTTGTGTAATTTGAATGAGGTACAGAATCTCATGCAAAATGGAGGGGACAGTAGAGTAGGGGTTGGGAACCTAGGTTCAGAGGCCAGActgcctggttttgaactctgGCTCTGCCCCTaaacagctgtgtgaccttgggcaagttctgcAACTGCTCTgtgctcagtttccccatttgacGCAGGATAGTAATACTAGGACCTTTCCAGTTATGATGTATCTGAAGCAGTTAGAACAGGGCCTCGTACATAGTAAGCGCTCAAAGAAATGCTAGCTAGACTGACAGGGACGCTCAGAGTACGCTGACACTCGGGGAATATTGGTTTTCTTCTTCCCCTAAACAAACTGACTACAAAATaagtccacttttttttttttttttttttttttgagacagagtctcactttgttgcccgggctagagtgagtgccgtggcgtcagcctagctcacagcaacctcaaactcctgggcttaagcgatcctactgcctcagcctcccgagtagctgggactataggcatgtgccaccatgcccggctaattttttgtgtatatatattttagttgtccatataatttctttctatttttagtagagacggggtctcactcttgttcaggctggtcttgaactcctgacctcgagcgatccacccgcctcggcctcccagagtgctaggattacaggcgtgagccaccgcgcccggccaagtccACTTTTTTGTGTCTGGTCTTTCCTAGCACCAGAGACCTTACGAGGAACCTCTCAAAATAAGTCTTTTCCTGTCCTTTCAACTCTCCACACAAAGTctggctttcttttcttcaaacAAAAGGGTTTCAAATTTTGTTGCATGCCAAAATTATCAGGGGAGCTTGTGAAATCACAGATTTTCTAGTCCCCAACGTGAGGATTCAGATTCAGGGGACCGTGGTAGTCCTCATTTGGACTTCTGACAATCTCCATAGGTGTTTCTGATATACTTTGCTGTTTGGGGAACTTTGACTTAAACATTATTTTGTAGCCCATCCCCAATCTCCAGATGGAGACCCAAATTAGGCTCAAAACTTACATGACTGACTGGGGGGTTTTTACAAGTATAAACCTGCATCTAAAGAATTGAttttgcacacttttttttttttttatgaacgAGGAGCTAATATTTGGGGAAGGGGTAGAGTTCAAatattggttttttgttttttttttccccttgccaaTTTGCTATAAAGACCACTGCCCTGTGTGTTATATTTTTTGTACAGAGCTGAGCTCAGGGCTTTTCTGCCCTTCCAGAAACACGCATTGCTTACTTTCCTTCCCCGCAGCGAAGAACTCCTGGACCGTATCGTAGAGGCCAATCCTCAGAGAGGCGAAGCTGATCTGTCTCTGAAGGCCGGCAGGCAGCCCACTGTAGAGTTTCACTGGCCCTTCTGTTTTTGCCAGAGTGGCCATCGTTCCCAAGACGCCTTTATACCTAATGGCACTGGAGGTCTGGCATTCGCCTTGGACCTGGAAATGAGAAAGGTGCGGGTAGGAGGGAAGGGAAAATTGAGTAGTGGGGGCCTCTCTGGTGAGAAAAAAACAAGGCTGGCACCCGGCTGTCCTCTATGGAGAAATCTTTGCCAAGATTTTTCCACTGTGTCCTGTTCTCAGCTTCCCTTCTCAGCAACATCTTCCCCATGCCCCGTGTTTCTATACGTGTATGTgttagatgtttttgtttctatataaAGGGGCTGCAATGCACATTTGAACATCCCCCCTTTCCTCTCCGGAACTCCTAAACCAGTAGGATGGGACGCTGCCCCcgcagaaggaaagaagaaaaggagaaagcaccCGATTTGTAAACTCAGGAGAGGCTGATATTCTTAGCTCTTAGAACACTCAGAGCACCCTAACCGCGGAGAATTCGTTAATAGTCACGGTCAACCCATCATCCACGGCCCTTCTGGTTCTTCAGTTAATTTCGGAAAAAGTTCCATTTTCCCATCCGAAATCACCCGCCCTGGGTTAAGGCCAAACCGTTTTTTAAGGTGGCCACCTGCCCCACCTAACTGAGAACGGGTGTTTAAACCAAAGCAGAGAGTCAAAGGACACACACAACAGATGTCCCCTCTCTGCCCTGAGGCCCCTCGCCACCCCTGTCCTGCTCGCTACCTGTAGCCGGACTTTGGCTGTGTCCAGCGGGAAGGTGATCACATCGGCCACGCAGGCCGCCACCCCCGCCGAGAAGATCTTCACCCCCATGGTCGGGTGCACGTCGGAGGCTGTCGGGCCCACCATCCTCACGGGAGGGCCAGGCGAGGCGCCGGTGCAGAGGGAGCCTGCTCCAGCCCCAAGGTGGAAGTTCCTGTCCCTCCTTCTTCACGCCCGTCCCGCCCGGCAGCAAACCTGCTCTCTCTGACTTCTGGGACTGCCGCGGGGGCGGCGGAGCGCGGGAATCGGGCAGGGTCCCCCAGCGTCGCCTCGTCTCACCCCGGTGTCTGAGGACACGCTGCGCCCCTGCCCTTTGCGGTGACTTTTGTAGCCGGCCGCTCCGGGAGGAGCCAAGCGAGGTCGCAGAACATGGGTCGTGGGACCTGGCAGAGGCCTGTCCTGGAGCGCCAggtccctcccaccccatcctcgCTCAGCGCCTGGGGAGCCGCCCTGCACCCCGAGAGCCCTCGCCCAGCACCGTGCTCCCTGCACCCGGCGCTCAGCACCCCAGGGGGTGGGGCGCACCGCAGCGGTAGTCACCAGCGCCCCGCACGCGTGGCACCTCTGTCACCCTTGCCTGCTCACCCTCGGCTGGGGCGGGGAACAGGTGGGGGCCCCAGGAAACAAGCGCGATGGCCGCACTCAGTGATCCCGGTAAAAGGTCCAGTGGGCGCTCTTCCATTCCGCCCGCTCCCTAGCACCTTGCAGGCACCTTGCAGctttctctgcttccctttcctctctctccttttaacTTCTCATCCTCCCGATTCCTTTCCAACCACCAAATTCAGACCTGGAAAAAACCGAGAACACGctgaacttttaaaagaaatgaaatgttttgttgGATCACTTTTTGAAGGAAGATGTCAAATGAGACAATAGACATAtagaagcaaatattaatagtaaattgcTAAAGTACTATACAAAAGGTATAGTTTTGCAccttttaattacatttcttaGGGGGTGCGGTGGAAAGGACAGGGCAGGTCGCTGGGCTTCGGTTCCGCTCTGCAGCTAAGGAACTCTGCGACCCTGGGAAAGTCACCTTTATTCCAGCTTCCTTTGCAGCAGTGTAAAATGTGGTTCCAGACCCATCCCAGCTGCCCACAGATAACCCAGCTACCCTACTGCTAATCTATACGGATAAATTAAACACTGTTAACatatgttttttgtgtgtggggggaggagcTTTTCCTACTTCTTTGTGCAAATATTTGAGTGttcattcttttgaaaactttaaaaaaaaatgtctttttagaaAGTCATGGGAAATCAtaggaaacaagagaaagaaagaggggaaggTCAGGCCCCAGCTGCCAGAATCTCTCAGAAAAGCCAAAGATCCTGTGGATATTACCATATTATCTGCACTCAACTGTCTTGGGCCCTTGGTACCAACATTGAACTAAGCCCAAATAAAAAATCAGTGGGAGCCAgagtcacctcctccaggagcaGAGGAAATAAGACATGAAGCTCCTAAGGAATAATTTTCAAATCCTCTATAAGTAAAGGCTGTGTGCACTGTACAAGAAGTCAGTCCCAAGGAGCTTTGGAGGGAGGTCAGGCTTTCCAGGCTTGCAGGAGGAAGATGATGTTGACTGTAGGGTGGTCTCTGCATAATAGGAGAAGGAGGAGTCAGTGGGGTTACTCTTTTGCAAACACTTGTTGAAACAAAGAGCAATCGAGGCCAGTAGATGGCATGCATAAAGGCAAAGATGTTGGGGAAAGCAAGGTGCATATATAGGAGTGAATTTCTGTTGGGAACTGGATAACAAGGAGCAAAGAGACAGGTAGGGCAAGAAGTTGGtaagagatgaggctggagaagcCAAATGAGGAGCAAACCCTGAAAATCTATTCTGAGTGTGGATTCAAGGAATCACCTGCATAGTGCTTTGCAGACTAAAGTGCTCTCACATAATGTCACATTTAATCTGATAGACAATACAGCTTTATAAATGATTAGATGTGGAATCAAAGATGACTCTAAGTTTAAGAACATGGGTAGCAAGCTCAGTGATGGCACCGACTGATCGTATGAGGCAGTTGGTAAGGGGAGGTGATTTTGGAGGTAAGAAGATGAAAGTAACTTTTAAAGTCCTGCAACTATTTGAAGACAGTAGTgttgatatttaaataaagagCTACCTTAGGAAGCTGCATACATGCTAAGAGAGAGAAATCGGCGCTGGGAAGTATCCAGGTGTCAGCAATATGGACGTGATGAAGGGGCACACTTTACATGGAGTGAGTCCAAGGGGAGTAGGAAAGGGGTCAAGGGCCAGACCACACAGGGGGACCCAGAGTAATGGTCTGGGAGGAACGGCCTTGCCAAAGGTAGATTTAGGACAAGAAACAATACAGTAGCACCCAGTCATAGAGCCTGGCATTTAAGAAAAGGATTAAAGAAGTGTTGGGTCTTAACCAGTGTCCAGTTTAGAAGAAATGTCAAGAGGACAAAGAAAAGCCTATTGAATTTGGCTCTCATAGTACTGGTGATCTTAGAGCTGAAACTATGGTGGAGTTTTAAGTTGTGAGGCTGACGGCTAAGCAGAGGTTGAGCGTGCCCAGTGTAGTATAACTAAAATGTATAAGAGGGGGCATTATTCCCTGCTAACTCTAGTGAACCTCTGCTATCAACTGGTTAATCCCCAGCCCTCACCCCAGCTCCACTCATGAATCTCTCTTGATGATTCTTATCTGTAgaagttttaaaacataactgCAAATCCATGACATTGCTCTTATCAAAAGTGAGGGTCCACGTGCCTTCCCCTTGCATCCGGGCAGAGTTGTGAacgctttgaccaatagaataagAACTGATGCTATGTGGCTTCTGAGACTGGATCATAAAGGTCCGTGTACCTTCTGACTTATTCACTACAACACTTGCTCTTGGAGCCCTGGGCCACTAAGTAAGACATCAAACTCCTCTGAGGCTGTCCTATGGAGAAGTCCCACATAGGCACACTCATCCGTCCCCACCAACGCACCAGACATTACAGTACAGCTGTCTTGGAGCCTCTAGATAAGCCCACCTGCCTGCTGAATACAACGAAGTAATCTCCATCAGTGTCAGCAGAACAGAAGAATCACTCAGCTGAGTTCTGCCCAAGTTCCTAACCCATAAAATTATGAGATATAATAGAATGGTTGTTGCTTTAAGGTAGCAAAAGATAACTGGAACACCACCTTTACTTGTGTGAGAAGTTGGGAGTGGTGTGCAGTCTCTCTTTGCCCCATCCTCCAACACTACCTTCATGATGAGGCCTTGGATGCAGTGGGTGGGCAGAGAGTTTTGGGATTTGGGCTCTAAAAAGAAGTCATAATACATTTGTGAGGAAGAAGCAGGGTAAATCAAAAGTTGTCTTTGTTTCCGTAAGGCACATGTTTGCATGTTTTAAAGGCAAAGTATGACAAACTAGAggagagggagagcagagagctattagaagggaagaaaatgtgaaaaatatatctgttagaaaataagaaaggttgCAGGCCAAAACAGGTGAGGGAAGGTAGGGAGAGAGGACCTGTGACAGGACAAGGGAGGAAAGGGGACTGACTGATTTGAGACTTTGGGAAGAATGACAGCAGGAGCTTCTGGGATATTAACATTGGGCTAGACATAGACAGTGAGGAAACTTCTCCAGGAGACAGTATCAGTCTAGCTGAAAGGTGACTGACCCCAGGgatgtgccaagcacagtgctgGCTACCAAGACTCAAAGAAGCAGAAGTCAGAAGCCTCTCACAAGGGGACCCTGAGAGGCCAAAGAAATTCAAGATTCTGAAAATGGTTCTGGATTCCAAGGAGCGCTGACCGCACCACTTCTGAGAGGTTCTGAGAAGTGGGGGAAAGTTTGCCTCAGGTTGGAGAGAGCAGTAGGGGAGAGGGTGGTGTCCCCAAAGGGTCAGATTTCTGCTCTTCTGGCACAAAGGAAGGGTAAAGAATAGGTCAGTGTGCGCAAGGGCAACTGACCTTTTATGACGTGGCTACGGAATGGCAGCAAGTCCCTAATGTACTAAATTCCTGTATGCTCTTTTACAACCTAGAACACCATTAACAGATGCACTTGCTCAAACTGGGGTCAATCGGGAATCACTGAACAAACtgttttcatattaaataaaaaagcatgaTAATGCTTTGCGT
This region includes:
- the UCP1 gene encoding mitochondrial brown fat uncoupling protein 1; translated protein: MVGPTASDVHPTMGVKIFSAGVAACVADVITFPLDTAKVRLQVQGECQTSSAIRYKGVLGTMATLAKTEGPVKLYSGLPAGLQRQISFASLRIGLYDTVQEFFAAGKETTSLGSKISAGLTTGGVAVFIGQPTEVVKVRLQAQSHLHGLKPRYTGTYNAYRIIATTEGLTGLWKGTTPNLMRNVIINCTELVTYDLMKEALVKNKVLADDVPCHLVSALIAGFCTTLLSSPVDVVKTRFVNSPPGQYKSVPNCAVTMFTKEGPTAFFKGFVPSFLRLGSWNVIMFVCFEQLKRELMKSRQTVDCAT